A window of the Acetobacteraceae bacterium genome harbors these coding sequences:
- a CDS encoding LysE family translocator, producing MISPFISSVSAFFMTAALIDIPPGLELLLAISTTTTIGRRAGIGVGIGVGFGIFTWCIASIIGLSDLVMASPKIFQLIKWVGIAYLVWIALNFIWSAVRNTDPMKENPTHKHIAKQNTLFAGFKQGYFTSVLNPNVALMFLVIFTPFIPHGQPFKPWTLFYGISESLMEAGYLVLVAFLAAPMTRLLRNDRVRDWFEGIAGFILLLIALQIALTSAPN from the coding sequence ATGATTTCGCCCTTTATATCCTCTGTCAGTGCCTTCTTTATGACGGCTGCTTTAATTGATATTCCACCAGGGCTGGAACTTCTTCTTGCGATTTCAACCACCACAACCATTGGACGCCGTGCAGGCATCGGTGTTGGAATCGGTGTTGGATTTGGAATTTTTACATGGTGTATCGCTTCCATTATTGGCTTGAGCGATCTCGTCATGGCTTCCCCTAAAATTTTTCAACTTATTAAATGGGTTGGCATCGCCTATTTGGTCTGGATTGCCCTGAATTTTATCTGGAGCGCTGTCCGTAATACAGACCCTATGAAGGAAAATCCCACTCATAAACATATAGCAAAGCAAAATACGCTCTTCGCAGGCTTTAAACAGGGCTATTTCACCTCTGTTTTAAATCCCAATGTTGCCTTGATGTTTTTAGTAATTTTTACACCTTTCATTCCCCACGGGCAGCCTTTTAAACCATGGACACTTTTTTACGGCATTTCGGAATCTCTTATGGAGGCTGGTTATTTAGTGCTTGTGGCCTTCCTCGCAGCGCCAATGACCCGTTTGCTGCGAAATGATCGTGTCAGAGACTGGTTTGAAGGCATTGCAGGGTTTATATTGCTCCTCATTGCCCTTCAGATTGCTCTCACCTCTGCGCCGAATTAA
- a CDS encoding dihydroorotate oxidase: MTNLSSQIGNHLFPNLLMNAAGVSCQTEKELNLILSSQAGGIVTKSATLEKREGNPLPRQELLEIGSINSMGLPNLGFDYYLDYALRKQEEGTHPPVILSLSGLSISENMEMLQKVEKSGFKGLTELNLSCPNVIGKGQVGYDYKAMKEVLSEAFSHFNKDLGIKLPPYFDFFQFDAVAEILNEFKLAYVNLINSVGNGLAIDLESETALIRPKGGFGGLGGEMIKATALANVRAMRLRLNDTIRIIGTGGVKTGQDVFEHVLCGADLVQIGTELWREGPEIFARLNKELSEIMQQKNYQTLQDFRSKLKTLA, encoded by the coding sequence ATGACAAATCTTTCTTCTCAAATTGGAAATCATCTTTTTCCCAATCTTCTGATGAATGCGGCTGGGGTGTCTTGCCAAACGGAAAAAGAACTTAACCTCATTCTTAGCTCCCAAGCTGGTGGTATTGTCACCAAAAGCGCTACCTTGGAAAAAAGGGAAGGCAACCCCCTTCCCCGTCAAGAACTGCTTGAAATTGGCAGTATCAACTCTATGGGACTGCCCAATCTGGGCTTTGACTATTATTTAGATTACGCTCTTCGGAAACAGGAAGAAGGCACACATCCTCCCGTTATTCTCTCTCTTTCAGGGCTTAGTATTTCTGAAAATATGGAAATGCTGCAAAAGGTTGAAAAAAGTGGTTTTAAAGGCCTCACAGAACTCAATCTCTCTTGTCCAAATGTCATTGGCAAAGGACAAGTCGGTTATGATTATAAAGCAATGAAAGAGGTTCTCTCAGAAGCTTTTTCGCATTTCAATAAAGATTTAGGGATTAAGTTACCGCCTTATTTTGATTTCTTTCAATTTGATGCGGTTGCTGAAATTCTAAATGAATTTAAGCTTGCCTATGTTAATTTAATCAATTCTGTCGGCAATGGTCTCGCCATTGACCTTGAAAGCGAAACCGCTCTTATCCGTCCCAAAGGCGGTTTTGGCGGTTTAGGGGGAGAAATGATTAAGGCAACGGCCTTAGCCAATGTGCGTGCAATGCGTCTGCGTTTAAACGACACAATCCGCATCATCGGGACAGGCGGTGTCAAAACCGGTCAAGATGTTTTTGAACATGTCTTATGCGGGGCGGATCTTGTCCAAATCGGAACGGAGCTTTGGCGGGAAGGGCCAGAGATTTTTGCCCGATTGAATAAAGAGCTTTCTGAAATCATGCAGCAGAAAAATTATCAAACACTTCAAGATTTCCGAAGTAAACTCAAAACTCTCGCCTAA
- a CDS encoding mannitol dehydrogenase family protein, whose amino-acid sequence MSLFKTDKKEIALNNETISKLPNSITRPAYDRSKVTTGIVHFGLGNFYRAHLCVYLDRLLQAGGHDHWGITGVEVIANTVNQQKMKDYAAQNNLYTLTNFKEDGTHKAHLIGTLCDYLYAPEDGEKVLKVLTAPETKIVSLTITEGGYNIDATSGAFRLEHPDVKHDLQNPQNPKTVFGFVVEALARRRAAGLLPFTVMSCDNVMHNGKAAFKAFTSFAKARDEELAQWIEKDVAFPNSMVDRITPTLSQERKEYVNKLNGINDLVPVLAEEFLQWVLEDNFSNGRPDFDKVGVQLISGISVNGGIYASGSNPQEAGSAPVIDGFEHVKLRVLNSTHSILGTSGMLENIDYIDQTLEKKAIKDFVMAVLEKDVLPTIKAPQGVNLKQYARVTVERFTNPALGDTCSRIAGDSVSKVNVFWAETVKNALTGCTEIKRVEVMCALLLEYLRGRRCNGEVYALNEPALSPAQMEIAKNGSQDEGFSLPCFDAVRGYLTAEFKEKVNAYRGQIRSKGVFAVMTSVLS is encoded by the coding sequence ATGTCGCTTTTTAAGACAGATAAAAAAGAAATTGCTCTCAATAACGAGACAATTTCAAAACTTCCGAACTCAATTACAAGGCCTGCTTATGACCGGTCGAAGGTTACAACAGGTATTGTTCATTTTGGTTTGGGTAATTTCTATCGAGCCCATCTCTGCGTCTATTTAGACCGCCTTTTGCAGGCGGGCGGACATGACCACTGGGGCATCACTGGCGTTGAGGTGATTGCCAATACTGTTAATCAGCAAAAAATGAAAGATTATGCGGCGCAAAATAACCTTTATACACTGACAAACTTTAAAGAAGACGGAACACATAAAGCCCATTTAATTGGCACTTTGTGCGACTATCTTTATGCGCCAGAAGATGGTGAAAAAGTTCTGAAAGTTTTGACAGCGCCTGAAACAAAAATTGTTTCTTTGACCATTACAGAGGGTGGTTATAACATTGATGCGACTTCGGGCGCTTTCCGTTTAGAACATCCAGACGTTAAGCATGATCTGCAAAATCCTCAAAACCCTAAAACGGTTTTTGGTTTTGTTGTGGAAGCATTGGCACGCCGACGTGCTGCTGGTTTGCTTCCGTTCACTGTGATGTCTTGCGATAACGTGATGCATAACGGCAAAGCAGCTTTTAAAGCCTTTACCAGCTTTGCTAAAGCAAGAGATGAAGAGCTCGCACAATGGATTGAAAAAGATGTGGCTTTCCCTAATTCCATGGTAGATCGTATTACCCCAACTTTAAGCCAAGAGCGTAAAGAGTACGTTAATAAATTAAATGGTATTAATGATCTTGTGCCTGTTCTTGCAGAGGAATTCCTCCAATGGGTATTGGAAGATAATTTCAGCAATGGACGTCCAGATTTTGACAAAGTTGGGGTTCAGCTGATCTCTGGTATTTCTGTTAATGGCGGCATTTATGCAAGCGGCAGTAATCCACAAGAAGCAGGTTCTGCACCTGTGATTGATGGGTTTGAGCATGTAAAACTGCGTGTTCTTAATTCAACCCATTCAATTTTGGGCACTTCAGGCATGCTGGAAAATATTGATTATATTGACCAGACACTTGAGAAAAAAGCGATTAAAGATTTCGTCATGGCGGTCTTGGAAAAAGATGTTTTACCAACGATCAAAGCACCACAGGGCGTTAATTTAAAACAATATGCACGGGTAACGGTGGAGCGTTTCACCAATCCAGCGCTTGGAGATACCTGTTCCCGTATTGCTGGTGATTCTGTTTCTAAAGTGAATGTTTTCTGGGCGGAGACCGTTAAAAATGCATTGACGGGTTGTACAGAAATTAAGCGTGTTGAGGTTATGTGCGCTTTACTGCTGGAATATTTACGTGGACGTCGCTGTAACGGTGAAGTGTATGCATTAAATGAGCCAGCTTTAAGTCCTGCACAGATGGAAATTGCTAAAAATGGTTCGCAAGATGAAGGTTTCTCTTTGCCTTGCTTCGATGCCGTTAGAGGTTATTTAACCGCAGAATTTAAAGAAAAAGTGAATGCTTATAGAGGGCAGATCCGCAGCAAAGGTGTTTTTGCTGTGATGACCTCTGTTTTGTCGTAA
- a CDS encoding gluconokinase produces MSQSSTPEKNSLPLYPMVVMGVCGTGKSCVAKAIAERLGLAFKEGDSLHPQSNVDKMSAGIPLNDEDRVPWLRKCREWLRGEAQKHTGAILTCSALKRQYRERLACGLPVRFVYLKTSRAELEKRLANRKGHFMKPGMLDSQLKTLEEPTADEPVIVVPADAPLEEIINTVVAELKKLPYPQPGYLDDPKAAALAADTDRKV; encoded by the coding sequence ATGTCACAGTCTAGTACGCCAGAAAAAAATTCCCTCCCTTTATATCCTATGGTTGTTATGGGCGTCTGCGGTACAGGTAAATCCTGTGTTGCCAAAGCCATTGCAGAACGCCTTGGTCTCGCCTTTAAGGAAGGGGATTCACTTCACCCTCAATCTAATGTTGACAAAATGTCTGCTGGCATTCCCCTCAATGATGAAGACCGTGTGCCTTGGCTTCGCAAATGCCGTGAATGGCTGCGTGGCGAAGCCCAAAAACACACAGGCGCAATCCTCACCTGCTCTGCGCTTAAAAGACAATATCGTGAAAGATTGGCTTGCGGCCTTCCCGTCCGTTTTGTTTATCTTAAAACATCCCGTGCTGAACTTGAAAAACGCCTTGCAAACCGCAAGGGTCATTTCATGAAGCCTGGCATGCTTGACAGCCAGCTCAAAACCCTCGAAGAGCCAACAGCAGACGAACCTGTCATTGTCGTTCCAGCAGATGCCCCTCTCGAAGAAATCATCAACACAGTTGTGGCAGAACTTAAAAAGCTTCCTTACCCACAGCCTGGCTACCTAGATGATCCAAAAGCCGCCGCTCTTGCTGCGGATACAGACAGAAAAGTCTAA
- a CDS encoding peptidase S10 — protein sequence MKFPSKCFLGLLAFSCLSSPAFSASSPNMAAGHESEKATAKNVQDSNVSGTITLNAVPIAYHAVSGTLSVHDAKYDDSDKILKERGDLESTDEESKKSDDEDAAKKNPAVASMFYTAYFKDGAQKEKRPIVFFYNGGPGSSSLWLHIGSFGPVRVVTPGDSHLPAPPYKLAPNAESLLDIADLVFIDAPGTGFGRIGGDKAEETFFGVDGDAHAFASFIEKFLTKYDRFNSPRYLFGESYGTLRSAVVAKELQQNAGLDLNGVILLSQILSYDNNIDTPDYNPGNDMPYALALPTYTATAWYHHRLGEKQAAELQPLLKEVEDFAMNQYLPALNKGSDLSDEDKKAVAQKLHAYTGLSEAYLLRADLRVTGLMFTQELQRASGLITGRLGTEYSAPAVDLMEKNSLYDPQSDAISSAYVSTFNQYVRQTLKFGEGMPYRFMNESAEEKWDTSHKLPQAGSDPYKGTTNVMSDLALAMKTNPNLKIMLNGGYYDLATPYYEGLYEMNHLPIPQDLRKNIEIYQYPAGHMVYLNQDVLKDLHKNVAGFIKRTSESQ from the coding sequence ATGAAATTTCCTTCTAAATGCTTTTTAGGATTATTGGCCTTTTCGTGCCTGAGCAGTCCTGCTTTTTCAGCATCTAGTCCTAATATGGCAGCAGGGCATGAAAGTGAAAAAGCGACAGCAAAGAATGTGCAAGACAGCAATGTCTCTGGAACGATTACTTTGAATGCGGTGCCGATTGCCTATCATGCCGTTTCGGGAACATTAAGCGTTCATGACGCAAAATATGATGATTCTGATAAGATTTTGAAAGAACGTGGTGATCTTGAAAGCACTGATGAGGAATCTAAAAAATCAGATGACGAGGATGCGGCTAAGAAAAATCCAGCGGTCGCCTCTATGTTCTATACGGCCTATTTTAAAGATGGGGCACAGAAAGAAAAACGCCCGATTGTTTTCTTTTATAATGGGGGCCCAGGCTCTTCTTCTCTTTGGCTACATATTGGCTCTTTCGGACCGGTCCGTGTTGTAACGCCTGGCGATAGCCATTTGCCAGCGCCGCCTTATAAGCTTGCGCCAAATGCGGAAAGTTTACTTGATATTGCAGATCTCGTGTTTATTGATGCGCCGGGGACTGGCTTTGGGCGTATTGGCGGTGATAAGGCAGAGGAAACCTTTTTTGGGGTGGATGGCGATGCGCATGCCTTTGCGTCTTTTATTGAGAAATTTTTAACGAAATATGATCGATTTAATTCGCCACGTTATTTGTTTGGAGAGAGTTACGGAACATTGCGTTCTGCGGTTGTCGCTAAAGAGCTTCAGCAAAATGCAGGACTTGATCTGAATGGCGTGATTTTACTTTCACAGATTTTAAGCTACGACAATAATATTGATACGCCTGATTATAATCCGGGGAATGATATGCCTTATGCCTTAGCATTGCCGACTTATACGGCAACGGCTTGGTATCACCACCGTTTAGGTGAAAAGCAGGCGGCAGAACTTCAGCCTTTGTTAAAAGAGGTGGAAGATTTTGCGATGAATCAATATCTCCCAGCTTTGAATAAGGGCAGTGATCTTTCTGATGAGGATAAAAAGGCGGTTGCGCAAAAGCTTCATGCCTATACAGGTCTTTCAGAAGCATATCTCCTGCGTGCAGATTTGAGAGTGACAGGTTTGATGTTTACGCAGGAATTACAGCGTGCTTCGGGATTAATCACAGGACGCCTTGGAACAGAATATAGTGCGCCTGCGGTGGATTTGATGGAAAAAAATAGCCTGTATGATCCGCAATCCGATGCGATTAGCTCAGCCTATGTTTCAACCTTTAATCAATATGTCCGTCAGACGCTGAAATTTGGTGAGGGAATGCCTTATCGTTTTATGAATGAGTCGGCAGAGGAAAAATGGGACACATCCCATAAATTGCCACAGGCAGGCAGTGATCCTTATAAGGGCACAACGAATGTAATGTCTGATTTAGCCTTAGCGATGAAGACTAATCCAAACCTTAAAATCATGCTTAATGGGGGATATTACGATTTGGCAACGCCTTATTATGAAGGTCTGTATGAAATGAATCATTTGCCTATTCCGCAAGATTTAAGGAAGAATATTGAGATCTATCAATATCCAGCAGGACACATGGTTTATTTAAACCAAGATGTTTTGAAAGATTTGCATAAAAATGTTGCAGGTTTCATTAAGCGCACCAGCGAAAGCCAATAA
- a CDS encoding homoserine kinase: protein MAVYTPVSWEEAQAFLAKYDLGALQDLRPIKQGTENTNFFLDTAQNGKIHHFVLTLFEKRVKEADLPWFIGFVKYLAENQFPAATPFPQKQGELIGRLNSRPALISKFLEGQNNPSPITPEICAALGKNLAKFHLIGQGWKTPRKNDLGIESWTALLKQSEADKESRFHTLHLYAEKALKRILSDWPLKNEMPQGQIHGDLFPDNVMFTGFEEKGEISLSGMIDFYFACTDFLAWDLAIILAFWCFDVNQDGEILFKLDCAQSFLKSYESVRALTKLEKQKLPLFCQGAALRFLLTRFYDWTHCPKEAFVKPKDPFDCQKRLHYFANTEEIGL from the coding sequence ATGGCGGTTTATACCCCTGTTTCTTGGGAAGAGGCGCAAGCGTTTCTTGCAAAATATGATTTAGGAGCGTTACAGGATTTACGTCCCATTAAGCAGGGGACGGAAAATACAAATTTTTTTCTAGATACCGCACAGAATGGGAAAATTCATCATTTTGTTCTGACTTTGTTTGAAAAACGGGTGAAAGAGGCAGATTTGCCTTGGTTTATCGGTTTTGTAAAATATTTGGCGGAAAATCAGTTTCCTGCGGCAACGCCTTTTCCACAAAAGCAAGGGGAGTTGATTGGACGTTTAAATTCCCGCCCTGCGTTGATTTCCAAATTTTTAGAGGGGCAGAATAATCCCTCTCCGATTACGCCAGAAATTTGTGCGGCGCTTGGGAAAAATTTGGCAAAATTTCACTTGATTGGGCAGGGGTGGAAAACTCCCCGTAAAAATGATCTTGGCATAGAGAGTTGGACAGCTCTTTTAAAACAAAGTGAGGCCGATAAAGAGAGTCGTTTTCACACGTTGCATCTTTATGCAGAGAAAGCTTTGAAGCGGATTTTGTCTGACTGGCCTTTAAAAAATGAGATGCCGCAGGGGCAGATTCATGGGGATTTATTTCCCGATAATGTCATGTTTACAGGATTTGAGGAAAAAGGTGAGATCAGTCTTTCGGGCATGATTGATTTTTACTTTGCCTGTACGGATTTTTTGGCTTGGGATTTGGCTATTATTTTGGCATTTTGGTGTTTTGATGTGAATCAGGACGGAGAAATCTTGTTTAAGTTGGATTGTGCCCAGTCTTTTTTAAAAAGTTATGAATCTGTGCGCGCTTTAACAAAACTGGAAAAGCAAAAACTGCCTCTTTTCTGTCAGGGGGCTGCATTACGGTTTCTTTTAACCCGTTTTTATGATTGGACGCATTGTCCAAAAGAAGCCTTTGTAAAGCCCAAAGATCCTTTTGATTGCCAGAAACGGCTTCATTATTTTGCAAATACAGAGGAAATAGGGCTGTAA
- a CDS encoding DEAD/DEAH box helicase, protein MRNEISAIQLRPYQRRAVNAALDDIRNGSNAVIIEAAVGAGKSFMIAAIAHRYCRLGEKVLVAHHNATLCQQNFEKFNLLRKEGEPHKASLLSAKLGVKDSSGDVIFATIGSLDLEEIQRLNIGLLMIDECHRVNSMRGQFYELCSLLSDIPLIGFSGTPWRLGEGLIYGQEESIFEKVSYKVGIEELVDKGFLSPLVLPEARVTQLDFSSLIPNSKTLDFDTIDLEEFYETQLGVIIPDMLEKSQGRRSIFIFCPSVKFCEKLNEGLKEVGVSSEIITGETPQFKREKIIQDVKDGATRIVVSVDTMTTGVDCPPVDCIIALRPTLSSALYVQMVGRGLRISPETNKEDCLLLDYANWMNEHGYPEDAKPPLSKEDIGLGINGKRRCNACSYLNLPNAKRCVSCGEPLGTPRITDIANLNKGFIFEIKKYELNRIQEGIEIILMNPESSPSYIKLFFSKKIKTNLEKEAMNALTFGLLEGRQKGRFVKSSRDDYARFIEWIEEEEEEFFFTQNGPLTFDEDKADEHKAIAMAPLENFSEEDSGSGRGDTADQRPDSDLTKEDERRDAFDKKKYDAVMHGLGKIFDEENYDPKEDELTPEVLEKSNKFLKGHGLYADEDGALFWLEGNDGDGAVDKADEKLESVEKAVRFTMVNPRVPFKTYTKRNGHYGVMSEIFCEGEKETLYFPLSCENKKEEKAARKSLALWKEGIISEKREAILKRNASGILEFVRFID, encoded by the coding sequence ATGCGTAATGAAATTTCCGCAATTCAGCTTAGGCCTTATCAAAGAAGAGCGGTCAATGCGGCGCTGGATGATATTCGCAACGGGTCTAATGCGGTGATTATTGAAGCGGCTGTCGGCGCAGGTAAATCTTTTATGATTGCTGCGATTGCGCATCGTTATTGCCGTTTAGGTGAGAAAGTTCTTGTTGCGCATCACAATGCCACGCTCTGCCAGCAGAATTTTGAGAAATTTAATTTATTACGCAAAGAGGGAGAGCCTCATAAAGCGTCTCTTTTGAGCGCTAAGCTGGGGGTGAAAGACAGCAGCGGAGATGTTATTTTCGCAACGATTGGGTCGCTTGATTTAGAGGAGATTCAAAGGCTTAATATTGGTTTGCTGATGATTGATGAATGTCATCGTGTCAATAGCATGAGAGGCCAGTTTTATGAGCTGTGCTCGCTGCTTTCGGATATTCCTTTGATTGGATTTTCAGGCACGCCATGGCGTCTCGGAGAGGGGCTTATTTACGGGCAGGAAGAAAGTATTTTTGAAAAAGTCTCTTATAAAGTCGGTATTGAAGAGCTTGTTGATAAAGGATTTTTATCCCCCTTGGTTCTGCCAGAGGCGAGAGTGACACAGCTCGATTTCAGCTCTCTTATTCCCAATTCCAAGACGCTGGATTTTGATACGATTGATCTGGAAGAGTTTTATGAAACGCAGCTGGGCGTCATTATCCCGGATATGCTGGAGAAATCGCAAGGCCGGCGGAGTATCTTTATTTTCTGCCCTTCTGTTAAATTTTGTGAAAAGCTCAATGAAGGGTTGAAGGAAGTCGGTGTCAGCTCGGAAATTATAACGGGGGAGACTCCCCAGTTCAAAAGAGAAAAAATTATTCAGGATGTTAAGGACGGCGCAACCCGTATTGTCGTGAGTGTGGATACGATGACAACCGGTGTGGATTGTCCGCCTGTGGATTGTATTATTGCGTTACGGCCGACACTGTCATCTGCGCTTTATGTTCAAATGGTCGGGAGAGGGCTTAGAATCAGTCCTGAAACGAACAAAGAAGACTGTCTTCTTTTGGATTATGCGAATTGGATGAATGAGCATGGCTATCCTGAGGATGCTAAGCCTCCCCTTTCCAAAGAGGATATAGGTCTAGGCATAAATGGAAAGCGCCGATGCAACGCCTGTTCTTATTTGAATCTTCCAAATGCGAAGCGTTGCGTTTCTTGCGGAGAGCCATTGGGAACGCCCCGCATAACGGATATCGCAAATTTAAATAAAGGCTTTATTTTTGAAATTAAAAAGTATGAGCTGAACCGGATTCAGGAAGGAATAGAAATTATTTTGATGAATCCTGAGTCTTCCCCCTCTTATATAAAGCTGTTTTTTTCTAAAAAAATAAAAACAAATTTAGAAAAGGAGGCAATGAATGCTCTTACCTTTGGGCTTTTGGAAGGACGCCAAAAGGGGCGGTTTGTTAAGAGCAGCCGTGACGATTATGCAAGATTTATAGAATGGATTGAAGAGGAGGAAGAGGAATTCTTTTTCACGCAGAATGGTCCTTTAACTTTTGACGAGGATAAGGCCGACGAGCATAAGGCCATCGCCATGGCGCCTTTGGAGAATTTTTCGGAGGAAGATAGCGGCTCAGGCAGAGGAGATACTGCGGATCAGCGCCCTGACTCCGATTTGACCAAAGAAGATGAACGCCGTGATGCTTTCGATAAAAAGAAATACGATGCGGTAATGCATGGCCTAGGCAAAATCTTTGATGAGGAAAACTATGACCCAAAGGAAGATGAGCTTACGCCAGAAGTTCTTGAAAAATCTAACAAGTTCTTAAAAGGGCACGGCTTGTACGCAGATGAAGATGGCGCGCTTTTCTGGCTTGAAGGCAATGACGGAGACGGCGCAGTCGATAAAGCAGACGAAAAATTAGAGAGCGTGGAAAAAGCTGTGCGCTTTACGATGGTTAATCCAAGAGTGCCGTTTAAAACATATACAAAACGGAATGGGCATTACGGCGTCATGTCTGAGATTTTCTGCGAGGGAGAAAAAGAAACGTTATATTTTCCGTTATCCTGTGAAAACAAAAAGGAGGAGAAAGCGGCTAGAAAATCTTTGGCCCTATGGAAGGAAGGGATAATTTCGGAAAAGAGAGAGGCGATTTTAAAACGAAACGCTTCGGGGATTTTGGAGTTTGTCAGATTTATTGACTGA
- a CDS encoding DEAD/DEAH box helicase: protein MTAEHQKAPVNFTTYRGGARTAPSKFPNALGMREMQAQLWQKRGERYLLLKAPPASGKSRALMFVALDKLKNQGLKKCIIVVPERSIGASFGNTNLTENGFWADWEVSDRHNLCFRSGSETSKGTMSALEAFLCLPVEEEAVFSSKGRVLICCHATFRRVFEYLPLEMFDDCFVAVDEFHHVSHAQENVLGNNVRALLARDRAHIMAMTGSFFRGDGEAVLHPEDEAKFSPVSYSYYQQLQSYKYLRDLDLGYYFYETGNWMAPLPEVIDVTKKTIIHIPNVNSSEAGMTTKYQQVDEILTVFGEYLGTDSQTGFLLVKPKNPELFPEGKLLKIVDLVDDNLPARDQLMKSLRSDKIKTDRDYIDVIIALGMAKEGFDWIWAEQAITIGYRNSLTEIVQIIGRVTRDAKGKSKAKFINIVAEPYSGQEDAANVVNELLKAVSVSMLMEQALVPKLTFKQKEKDSPKSGLEVNPETGDITVHVAEIKMPETEEGARIIQEDLDLLETSLLNNPRTMIKALGENTIAQEITIEEAGKIIAAHYPDLPEGEKEAVRQHWMAKSAAIAESRRFWEEERQRQVAEGAVSQSSGMSLESKPFPEKTTKEILIDGIKKWQLATGSLNIDLIESVNPFWNSYKILSKTLNEETFRFIQEQVDKKKIRLTYDEAKTRAEEALRFKRQNNRIPSLKSNDPWEKLLAEGVAAYQSFRKAERQKEAQENA from the coding sequence ATGACTGCGGAACATCAAAAAGCGCCTGTGAATTTCACAACCTATCGGGGAGGGGCGCGGACGGCCCCTTCCAAATTTCCAAATGCGCTGGGCATGCGGGAAATGCAGGCTCAGCTTTGGCAAAAGCGGGGGGAGCGGTATCTTTTGCTCAAGGCGCCGCCCGCCTCGGGGAAATCAAGGGCTTTGATGTTTGTCGCCTTGGACAAATTGAAAAATCAGGGGCTTAAAAAATGTATTATTGTGGTGCCCGAACGTTCGATTGGCGCTTCCTTTGGCAATACAAATCTGACGGAAAACGGGTTTTGGGCGGATTGGGAAGTTTCAGACCGTCATAATTTATGTTTCCGCTCTGGATCAGAAACCTCGAAAGGCACGATGTCCGCCCTCGAGGCTTTTCTTTGTCTGCCCGTGGAGGAAGAGGCGGTTTTTTCCTCTAAAGGGCGTGTTTTAATTTGCTGTCATGCGACCTTTCGGCGTGTGTTTGAGTATCTTCCCCTTGAGATGTTTGATGACTGTTTTGTCGCCGTAGATGAATTCCACCATGTTTCCCATGCGCAGGAGAATGTTCTGGGCAATAATGTCCGGGCCTTACTGGCGCGGGATCGGGCGCATATCATGGCGATGACGGGCTCTTTCTTCCGTGGAGACGGCGAGGCCGTCCTGCATCCGGAGGATGAGGCGAAATTTTCGCCTGTGTCTTATTCTTATTACCAGCAGCTTCAATCCTATAAATATCTCAGGGATTTGGATTTGGGATATTATTTCTATGAGACGGGTAACTGGATGGCCCCCCTGCCGGAGGTGATTGATGTCACGAAAAAGACCATCATTCATATTCCAAATGTCAATTCCTCCGAGGCGGGAATGACAACAAAATATCAGCAGGTAGATGAGATTCTAACGGTTTTCGGAGAATATTTAGGGACCGACAGCCAAACAGGTTTCCTCCTTGTGAAGCCAAAAAATCCGGAGCTGTTCCCTGAGGGGAAACTGTTGAAAATTGTGGATCTGGTCGATGATAATCTGCCAGCGAGGGATCAGCTGATGAAGTCGCTGCGTTCAGATAAAATCAAGACAGACCGTGATTATATTGACGTGATTATTGCGCTGGGCATGGCGAAAGAGGGCTTTGACTGGATCTGGGCGGAGCAGGCCATTACAATCGGTTACCGGAATTCCCTGACAGAAATCGTTCAGATTATCGGGCGTGTGACACGGGACGCCAAAGGAAAGTCCAAGGCGAAATTTATCAATATTGTCGCTGAACCCTATAGCGGTCAGGAGGACGCGGCCAATGTTGTGAATGAACTGTTAAAGGCTGTTTCTGTTTCGATGCTCATGGAACAGGCGCTCGTTCCAAAATTGACGTTCAAGCAAAAAGAGAAAGACAGTCCTAAAAGCGGTCTGGAGGTTAATCCGGAAACGGGAGACATCACCGTTCATGTGGCGGAGATTAAAATGCCTGAGACCGAAGAGGGCGCGCGCATTATCCAAGAGGATTTAGACCTTTTGGAGACGAGTTTACTCAATAATCCCAGAACGATGATTAAGGCCTTGGGCGAAAATACCATTGCCCAGGAGATCACGATTGAGGAAGCCGGAAAAATTATCGCAGCGCATTATCCTGATCTTCCAGAAGGGGAGAAGGAGGCTGTTCGGCAGCATTGGATGGCGAAAAGCGCTGCCATTGCCGAGTCCAGGCGCTTTTGGGAAGAGGAGAGGCAGCGTCAGGTTGCGGAGGGGGCGGTAAGCCAATCTTCTGGAATGTCCCTTGAATCAAAGCCTTTTCCTGAAAAAACGACAAAAGAGATTTTGATTGACGGGATTAAAAAATGGCAGCTCGCAACCGGCTCTCTTAATATTGATTTGATTGAATCGGTCAATCCATTTTGGAACAGTTATAAGATTCTCTCCAAAACCCTCAATGAGGAGACCTTTCGTTTTATTCAAGAGCAAGTGGATAAAAAGAAAATCCGCTTAACCTATGACGAAGCCAAAACAAGGGCGGAGGAAGCTTTGCGCTTTAAGCGGCAAAATAACCGCATCCCCTCTTTGAAAAGCAATGATCCCTGGGAGAAGCTTTTGGCGGAGGGGGTTGCGGCCTATCAGTCTTTTAGAAAGGCAGAGAGGCAAAAAGAGGCGCAAGAAAACGCATGA